The DNA segment GGGAAGTGATAGCGGTAATTACCGAACAAGCGAAACTACCTGTAGCAGACATAGCTTTAATATCAGCTTGGATACCTGCACCACCGCCACTGTCAGAACCCGCGATAGTTAAAACAATCGGAGTATTCGTGCGAATCGTGTCTTCTGCAGAGTGCTGTGAAACTGAGGCTTTTGGCGTTAAATCTTTTGAAATAGAACTGTGTGTCATTGTCGCTCCTACTATCTTACAAGACGTAGGAGAACGAACACTGATCGAAGGAGAAGTCGCATTAGGCTCATGAAAGTTTTCATGGGTGCAGACGTAGATCGAGTGCTTATAGTTCCCTACGCCAGTGTTAACTGAATCAGGTTCAACGGGTCTCGATTAACGATCTCAGCAAACACCAAATAAGGTATATGCCCCCCGACTATTGATAGCGATAGTAACAGCACTCTCACAACTGAGATACTGATTTTATTCAATTATAAGAATTACGCATGAATAAATTTCAATTAGGCACAACAAAACAAATACTTATAGCGTTCCTTTAGATGGCTTCGACTGTATCAACAAGCACAGCACAATCAGAGACATACCTAGCCAGCCTGTAAAAGGAATCAGCTCACCGACAACGCAGACGGCAAGCACCGCTGCAACTACTGGTTCAAACAGGGTCAGCAGGTTGGCACTGCTCGCGGTCACGTGGCGTAAACCAAAACTGAACGCGATATAGCCCACGCATTGTGGAATTAGTGTCAGATAACTGATGACTAATACGTTAATCTGCGAGGAAAACAGGTTCTCACCCGTAAACCAGAGTGTTGGCAGCAACAGCATCGCGCCGAGGCCAAAAATACTGCCCATCGCCGCTTGCGACTTAATCCCTTTATCGATCAGTGCTTTTGTCGCCCAAGAATAAATGGCGTAACACAACCCAGCGAGCAAACCTAAAGCAATACCCAACAGCTTGAGATCATCACCTGACTCATTCGCCGATGAAGCTTCTGAAAACACCAACAACCCAATACCCACCACACCAATCGCAAAGCTAGTGAGCCAACGTTTGTTGATATTATTCTTTTTGCTAATCAGACACTCTAACAATGCCGAAAAGAAAGGCGCGGTTGCAATCGAAACCACGGTACCAATCGCCACGCCTGATAATTTCATTGAAGAATAGAAAGCTAAAGGATAGACCGCCAAAGCCAAAGCGCTCACTGCCAACAGCCTCTTGTTCTGCAAAAGTTTATCGAAAGCGAATAGGATTTTTCGATACGCCAATCCCGCTTGCATTAGGCCACCGACGCCCATAGAGAAAGCACCAATCGCTAATGGGCTGAGATCAGGTGCAAAACTTGCGGCGGTGCCTGTCGTGCCCCATAAAATAGAAGCAAACAAGATGGCCAAAGTGCCCGTTTGGAATTCGTTAACGCGATTGATGGCAAGATTCATTTCTATTACCCAATTTTCAGTTCTGAAATAGATAATAGTGAAGATTGATAAAGTTTAGTTTGCCGAAAGGACGCTATTGTTGTTTTGAAAGACTCTCTTTCATCGAACCTAGAAACGCCCTTGGAGACATGCCAAAGTGCTGAGAGAAGCGACGACTGAAAGCAGACACGTCACTATAGCCCACATTTTCAGCAATCAATTGAACGGGTAGATCGGTATGAGTTAACAAGGCTTGAGCTTTCTCCATACGATATCGAGTGATGTATTTAAGCGCACTGATACCCAAGCACTCTTTGAAGCGTTTTTTGAATTGAGTGAGACTCAAACAGGCCGTTTCTGCAAGTTGTAGAATAGAGAGAGGTTGGGCGTAATTATCCGCTATCAGCCTTTGTACCGCGCGAATACGAGGGTCGATACTTTTGCTCACTTCTTGTTGCTCTAGCAGCAGTGAAAACACATCCAAAATAGATGACTCAATGCCACTGTCGACCTGATACTCCAGTTGCTTCTCAACAAACAGCAAGAAGCTCATTAAAGGTGGTGTTATCGTGAAAACCGAGAGCTCATGCTCTAACAAATGCTGCGGTAACTCTGCCATATCCGCGACAATAAACCGCGCGGCTTCATCCGCCTTAAACGCATGCGCGGTGGTTACTGGAATCACCACACATTCGCCCACGGCCACCTTGCCGACATACCCCACCATCTCGATATTGATACTGCCTTGGATCGGCAATACCAATTGGTGATGGTCATCATGAGCATGGGTATTAAATTGCTTGGTATAAGATCGAATGCTTAAGCTAGATTTCATAATCAACGCCGGAGTACATTTCGCTAGGTTAAAGTAAGAGATACAAAGTTACATCATCACTTCCCTAGAGTCACACTCAATGCTCATCAAATTCATGCTAGCTAGGTGACATGATCAAAAACGGCCTCCAAATGAGAGGCCGTTTTTATTAAAAATCGTTATTCACATCAAAGTTAGAATGACACTTGGCTGTCTTGACCAACAGTTACTTGCACGCCGTTTTGAGCTTCGTATATTTCGAACCCAGCGGCTAATGGTGCTGCATTGTCTTCATCACTGTCGTGTTGCGCAGTACAGGTATAACCCAATGAATAAATACCTGGATCAATGAAGCCCAGAGAAAACTCATAGTTGGTCTGTGCTTGATTCATTGTCACTGATGCTGAAGTGATCGGTTTCACTTCATCACTGCCGCCAATCGGAGCCATGTCAGCTTTAGCGATGTCACCTTCATATAGATAGATAGCTTGTACTGTCCCACCATTATCTGTCAGACAGTTTTTATAAGTTTGAAGTGCAACAGTACCTTCAATATTACCTGTTTTGGCCGTATTTATTAGGCTCACCGATGTGCTTTGAATTGTGTAATCAGGGAAGGTCGAACTGTTTTTTAAGCCTCGTCGAAGATCAAACTCTAATACGAAATTATTGCTTTGCTGATTAATATCAAATTTCTTATTAATGAAAACCACGCCAGCATTGTCTTCTTTACCAACAGATTGGGGGCATGAACGTTCGCCTTTGACGGATAGCTCCTGAACCGTATTGTCATCTTTTACAACATAAGATGGATCTGTTGGATGATCGCCATCATTCGCAAACACACACATTTGATAGCTACCTACGGGCACCACCTCATTTTCAATCAAAGGAAGCGCATCGCTGCCTTGGTAATCCAGCAAATTCACACTTAATGGAATCGGATCCTCACCATCTGGCAATGGATCGCCATTTTCATCAACGTAATCGCCGTTTTCGTCCGTTTTATACACATCATAAATCAGTGGTGAACCTCCCCCTTGAGGAAGCAAAGCGACCTTACTGAATGTCACAGTTACGTCTTTAACATCATCAATGGGCGCATCACTCACGCTCAAAGTAATTGGTGTCGTGCTGCTTGATGAACCTGAATCACCGCCACAACCAACAAGCCCAGCCAGCACAAGGCTCGCTAAAGCGGTTTCCTTTAAATACTTCATAACTCATTTCCTATAAATCACTGCTCGATAAAGGGCTTAGTTTGTTGCCCTCTTATTCTTTTCCTTAATGTGACTCATAGACAAACCGCGTTTATGGCCCAAATCGGCTAGCCCTATTATTTAGGGCTGTCTTCATCCAAAAACTCTGTTCATCAAGGTGCACATCTCAGGTCGCACATAGGTTAATTAAGTCTAGTAAGTAAATTGTCAGTAGTCGCACATATTTGGCAAGGTTGCTGTCAATTGTGTTGGAATGGTCGGTATGTATAGGGTCGGAGAGGATGATTGAAAGCACTCAAATCAAAGTCAAAAATCGCCCCCAAGATCAAAAAAGGCCGTTAAGACAGCCTATTGCTGAACTTAAACGACCTTTTTATTGAATGTGGATAACGCTAATTCGATATTAGCTCATTCAAATTCACTTATTTTTGAAGTTGCTCTTTAGCCGCTTCAACCTTAGAAAAATCTAGGCCAAGCTCTTCAACTGCTTCTTTGATTAGCGCAGGGTTTTGCATCACCTGACCCATCAGCATTTGAAGCTTATCTTGTGGTAAACCAAGTTGGCTGATTGTCGCCATTGCTGCAAGAGGGTTCTCTGTCAGCGTTTTGAATAGCTCACTGATCTGCTCGTCGCTAATATTGTTCTCTTTCAACATTGCTAAAATCGGGTTCATTTTTTTGCCTTTGAAACACTAAATTAAGTAGGAGCACAGCATACCATCTAGCTGTTCTCGATTGTACTAACAAGTGACGCTTTGGTTTAACGCGAACCGCACTTTTCCCAAACGCAAATAATGCTTGGGCTTAGCGAGACTCTAATGGGTAAGAACGGTAGCTCCACATGCCATAAGTTCTTAGAGCATCACGGTAGATACCTAATAGCTCACCACTGCTCGCTTTCTTAAGATCTTCTAGCGGCTTGTCTGGGTAAGAAACCGTATCGAAGGTAATGCCCTGAGGGCCAGTTTGCCAGCTCGCGATCTCAAACAGAGTTTGACCACGACGAACATGGCTTGCCGAGCTGATAATGGTCGCATGTTTAATATCATGACGAGCAAGCGCATAGCTACTGAACAAGGCGTTGCCTACCGTGCTGGTCGCGTAGTTCTCTTCAATGATGCGGTCTTTGCTTACCCCTTTTGAGATAAGCCAATCCGCCATTAACTTGCCTTCTGTCTTATGGTTCTTAGGCACGCCGCCGGTCAACACGATCATCGCATCAGGGTTCGCTTTCGACATTGCTAATGTTGTTTCAAGACGTTCAATCAGGATTTGATGCATAGAGCCATCAGGGTTAAGCGCGTAGCCCAAAGTGACGATGGCACCGTGGTCATCCAATAAACCTTTGTCTGCCGACTCTTTCAGTGGTGTTTCTAACACGCGGTCGACCGTAGCAAAAATACGCTTGATGTCTTCGGCTTTGCCCTTGTTCAGGTTTTCCAGTTTCTCCATGTGCTTGTTGGATTCACTGTCATTGCCTTCAAATCTTTGCCAAACAGCAAGATACGCATGTAAGTCGACATCGTCTGGCGCAACCGTCAATGCTTGCTCAAACAGCTCAATAGCGCGCTCTGCATTCTTGTTGTAGATCTGAGCGTTCGCTGCCGAGATCAGCAAGTCAGTGCGGTAAGGTTCTAACTGGTACGCTTCTAACAATCGGTTAGTCACAATTTCCATGTTGCTTGGCATTTTAGCCGTGAAGCCCGCGTGTGAAATTCTTGCCGGAGACTTAAACGCCTGCAACGCATCAAGAAGTAATTGGTCGACAACTTGTCGCTTAGTCACCAACTGCGCGTAATCCGCAGAAGCCTGTACTGCGCCATCGTTAGCAGCAAAAGAGTAAGGTGTTGCGCCAAAAGCAAGCATGCCACCAAGAGCGAGGGCGATAATGTTCTTTTTCATGGAAAGATCCTGTGTCGTTAAGTGTTCACATCAGATTTGCTCCCCAATGTAAGTCCCTAAGATTAAAAAACTGTGAACCAAACCTTACTCCCCAAGGTTAATATTCATTTGTTGCATAAGATGTGGCTGCAGATCACGATTTTATGCGCCAGAGTAAGCTCAGATATCTAGATAGCTTCGAGTTATAAGAAGCTCCCTTGATTACTTTGGAATAGTTAACTTCGCCCCCCACACGCCTATTCCATCTAAATTCGTAAGTTTCGAAGCTCAACATCAAACCTAAATGTGCATTTTATGTTCATTATTTCAGCAACTTAAAATGCTATCTCTCTACAAGTCGACGCTCATTCACGTTTGCTCAACCAAGTTCAAAAAGCACAGAGTGTGATATCAAATCAGTCAATTCACAGAAAATTCAAAAATCACTTATTGAACGATCGTTCAAGTGATGCTTTAATGAATCACCAATACAAGGAGTTACCCCATGCTTAAGTTCTATTTTCACCAAACACCCAACCCAATGAAGATCGCTCTGTTTCTAGAAGAGACAGGCCTAGATTTTGAACTTGTTCCTGTCGATACCTTAAAAGGCGAGCAACACACACCGGAATATCGTTTGATCAATCCAAACGGCAAAACGCCCGCGATTGAAGACGAAGGACAACGTGTATTCGACTCTAACGCTATCCTGCTGTACCTATCCGAGAAAACAGGCAAGCTAGCTGGTCAGCCAGAAGATAGAGCCGAACTGCTATCTTGGATGATGTTTATTGCGAGCGGCCTTGGTCCATACTCTGGCCAATCGGTACACTTCCGTCATGCTGCACCAGCAGGCTTAGATTACGCGGTAAATCGTTATCTACGCGAAGCACAACGTCACTACGAAGTGTTAGAAAAGCACATGGAAGGTCGTGAGTTTTTCGTCGGAAATGAGTACACCATCGTCGATGTCGCGGCATGGGGTTGGATTGATAAAGCACCGGTTGTGCTTGGTGAAGAAGGCTTAGAACCTTACCCGAATTTGAAGCGCTGGTTCGATGCAATCAACGCCCGCCCTGCTGCACTGCGTGCTCGCGAAATCGGCAAAGGCATTGAGTTTAAAACCGAACGTGATGAAGAAGCGAAACGAGCACTGTTTCCTTCAAATTATGCGAAATAACCAAACGCAAAATAACTACGCGCAAGATAAACAAGCTGTACGCAATCTCTAAGTTAAACGAGTACAACTCAAACAACAAAAGAGCGACTAACATGCCGCTCTTGTGTTGTTCAATTCATATACGCTGCATGAGCTTACTATTCAGGTCTCGCTACAAAGTTAATCTCTCCAGAACCCGTTAAATATGGGTCTTTGATCTTACCGCTTATCTCATTCTCAGAAACAAAGTCAATCAACAATCGTGAAGCAAACTCGGAGTAGTACAAACTCTTAAATGTGCCATCAGTTAGTAAGATTGAGGCTGACGCTCGAGTACGACCGTCAACACTCAATCGGTAATAACGACCGCCGCTAAATGTTAATACCGCGTCTGGGTAAGAATCAATCTTCCATGACTTACTTTCTAAAAATGAAAACGTAGTTTGATTAATTTCAAAACCTTGAACCGCGTACTTTAGTTCACCATTAGAGTTAAGAAATACGATCTCTGGCCTACCGTTACCATTTAAATCGGCTAATTCGAACTGCTGAACATCTTCACCAGGGAGCAGTGCTTTAGGAGCTATATATGACATCTCATAAGCAGAAGCTTGAAGTGATATAAATGAAATTAAAGACGTCAATAACACTCGTGCATTCATTGCTACTTTCCTTTATATATTAGTATTTTTAAAAAAATTCACGAACTGAAAAGTAAAAGCACTTACATACCAAGAAGGCTTTTCATGTCACCAGACATATTAAGCATCCAATATTCGCCATCGCTTTTAAGCGTAATAATTTCATATTGAGTAGTGATTCGGCCGCCGAACTGCTCTTTTTTCTCAACCGTAATATACTTTTGACCTTGGTAATCAAAGTCATTAATTACACTGAACGAAGATAATTGAGCAACATTGGAGCCTTGAGCAACCTTCCGAATATTCAAGAAAGTATTCATAAAGACTTTTTCGTCCATAATCGCGATATCTTCTCTGGTAACTCCAGAACCAAAGGCAATATTCGCAATATCAAGAACATTCTGATTTTCGTTTTGAAGACCTTCCATAATGATGGATTTGAGGTCTCTAATGACATCCGTATGATAGAAACTTGCAGACTGGTTAAAACCGACCTTAGTGATGAAATCAAAATACTGCTCAACAAACTCAACGGGATCTTGAGACAAAGATAGCTCCCCTTCAACCACGACATCGACGTTTTCAATCAATGCGAATACTGAACTGTAAGGCGTAAAGTTGATACGTTTGTCAACCAACCAATTCTTGTAAACCCACGATGATTCGTCCAGGCAATGCTGTGAAACTTCTGCCAACGGCACTCTGTCGCCAATAGTGGTATTGTGTGTTTTTTCACCTTGAGTGTTTATCGCATACGTGTAAACCAAAACACCAGATTGCGGATAACGCGCCTCTCCATCTATCTCACTAAACGTAGTGTTGATACACACTCTATCTATGCTATTTAGCGCTATTGGCAATAAGGCACTGGCTTCAGCCCTCTGTGTCAAATATCCCTCACTAAAATCGAAAAAATCAAAGCTAGGAGCTTGATACAGATTGGGTTCTTCAGTCAGTGTAGGGAGACCATGTTTTAAATTTGGACTAACCGTGTATGTTTCACTCGCAGCGTTCGCTGATAATAATAACATTGTTAATGGTGCGATATTTTTCATTATTTACTTCCTTTATTTTTGGCGAGAATATCTTTTATCCTGATAAAAAATTCAACCGTATAAACAGTAAAATAAGCAATAAAAAACTCATCTGTGATTACAATCAACTATATAAGCTTAATAAAATACAATTAAAACAATAAATAAACAAAACACTATAAGCTATAAGCTATAAGCTATAAGCTATAAGCTATAAGCTATAAGCTATAAGCTATAAGCTATAATTAACTATTGATAGTAGTAACTAAAGTTACAACTGTAGATATAAACCTCTATTTATCTCTTTCGCATTCTAATTAATTTAAATTAAAAATGGGATCATAAAATAAAATATTGATAAAAATAAAAAAACGATTACATTCACTTCCTGTACTAAATAAGCAATTACACAATATTATTATTAACATCACTTTAAAATACCTTATATCTCAAAGTTATTATTAGCTAACCGAAAATTTCACACCATAAGTGAAAGATAAAATCTATAACCTACGTGATTTCAACCTATCTTAAAGAGCCACTCCAAATGAAAAGCAAACTCGCATTATTAGCACTACTCTCGTTCAACACAGCTTCAGCCAACGACTTATTCTTATTTGAACAAGTCACCGCTTTCAAGTTAGGCGGTGAGCAACATAGCCTTAGTGGAATAGAAAAGCACACGCAGCAGAGAATTCGTATTGAGTGGCGAGAAAACCCTTACGAGAATTCACAGCGTTTAGATAGATGTATTACAACGTTCCAACAAGCAATGAACCAACCGGAACGTTATTACTTGCATGTTGAGCTCGCACAATCGACGTTCATAGGCTGTGAAATCGGAGTGAAGGAAAGCTTGTTAGCAAACTGATCCAGACAGATTTGATAGTCTACGATTAGTATTCGTTATTACTAATCTTGTCTAATCTCATTCAGGTTCAGCGTCCATGATTAGACACCGAACACCTGAATCGAGAATTCATTCATATTTGTGATATATGCAACTTAATTTATATAACTGTATTGCATACATACGGAAGACTAACTAACTTCGCATGCTCCACAAAAAACTGAAGGAATCATTTGCATGCGACGTTTATTACCACTCTTAACTGCCTCTATACCAGTCCTCTTTTCACCAACGTTATTTGCACAAAGCTACTATTCTGTAGCTAGTTGTGATCAGCTGGTGAACATATACAATGAAAAAAACAGACCACTGTACATCGATATTGTAGGTAATCTAGATTGTGCGAGCGCTCCTACCTTAGTTGAGAGCCTATCAGGAGTCATCAATGGTAATGGTCATGCCATCACGAACCTGAATTTCCGAAGTGAAAGAGGGTATAAATTAACTAAGGCAAATCTAAATAACATTAGATTCGAAAACACTTCTATCCATAATGAAAAAAGCTTTGATCACTTGTTTGACATCGATGATCAT comes from the Vibrio splendidus genome and includes:
- a CDS encoding YdcF family protein, coding for MKKNIIALALGGMLAFGATPYSFAANDGAVQASADYAQLVTKRQVVDQLLLDALQAFKSPARISHAGFTAKMPSNMEIVTNRLLEAYQLEPYRTDLLISAANAQIYNKNAERAIELFEQALTVAPDDVDLHAYLAVWQRFEGNDSESNKHMEKLENLNKGKAEDIKRIFATVDRVLETPLKESADKGLLDDHGAIVTLGYALNPDGSMHQILIERLETTLAMSKANPDAMIVLTGGVPKNHKTEGKLMADWLISKGVSKDRIIEENYATSTVGNALFSSYALARHDIKHATIISSASHVRRGQTLFEIASWQTGPQGITFDTVSYPDKPLEDLKKASSGELLGIYRDALRTYGMWSYRSYPLESR
- a CDS encoding glutathione S-transferase family protein, producing MLKFYFHQTPNPMKIALFLEETGLDFELVPVDTLKGEQHTPEYRLINPNGKTPAIEDEGQRVFDSNAILLYLSEKTGKLAGQPEDRAELLSWMMFIASGLGPYSGQSVHFRHAAPAGLDYAVNRYLREAQRHYEVLEKHMEGREFFVGNEYTIVDVAAWGWIDKAPVVLGEEGLEPYPNLKRWFDAINARPAALRAREIGKGIEFKTERDEEAKRALFPSNYAK
- a CDS encoding DUF2999 family protein; this encodes MNPILAMLKENNISDEQISELFKTLTENPLAAMATISQLGLPQDKLQMLMGQVMQNPALIKEAVEELGLDFSKVEAAKEQLQK
- a CDS encoding DMT family transporter, with protein sequence MNLAINRVNEFQTGTLAILFASILWGTTGTAASFAPDLSPLAIGAFSMGVGGLMQAGLAYRKILFAFDKLLQNKRLLAVSALALAVYPLAFYSSMKLSGVAIGTVVSIATAPFFSALLECLISKKNNINKRWLTSFAIGVVGIGLLVFSEASSANESGDDLKLLGIALGLLAGLCYAIYSWATKALIDKGIKSQAAMGSIFGLGAMLLLPTLWFTGENLFSSQINVLVISYLTLIPQCVGYIAFSFGLRHVTASSANLLTLFEPVVAAVLAVCVVGELIPFTGWLGMSLIVLCLLIQSKPSKGTL
- a CDS encoding DUF4382 domain-containing protein codes for the protein MKYLKETALASLVLAGLVGCGGDSGSSSSTTPITLSVSDAPIDDVKDVTVTFSKVALLPQGGGSPLIYDVYKTDENGDYVDENGDPLPDGEDPIPLSVNLLDYQGSDALPLIENEVVPVGSYQMCVFANDGDHPTDPSYVVKDDNTVQELSVKGERSCPQSVGKEDNAGVVFINKKFDINQQSNNFVLEFDLRRGLKNSSTFPDYTIQSTSVSLINTAKTGNIEGTVALQTYKNCLTDNGGTVQAIYLYEGDIAKADMAPIGGSDEVKPITSASVTMNQAQTNYEFSLGFIDPGIYSLGYTCTAQHDSDEDNAAPLAAGFEIYEAQNGVQVTVGQDSQVSF
- a CDS encoding helix-turn-helix domain-containing protein; protein product: MKSSLSIRSYTKQFNTHAHDDHHQLVLPIQGSINIEMVGYVGKVAVGECVVIPVTTAHAFKADEAARFIVADMAELPQHLLEHELSVFTITPPLMSFLLFVEKQLEYQVDSGIESSILDVFSLLLEQQEVSKSIDPRIRAVQRLIADNYAQPLSILQLAETACLSLTQFKKRFKECLGISALKYITRYRMEKAQALLTHTDLPVQLIAENVGYSDVSAFSRRFSQHFGMSPRAFLGSMKESLSKQQ